A segment of the Verrucomicrobiota bacterium genome:
TCTGACAAAGTGTAAAATCCACCTACTACCTCGAACACCTTTTCGATGGGCACCTCGATGACTACGTGTTGGGATGCGTGCTGCATGGTTGTCTTAAATTTAAGGAATGCTCAGCGATCTTGGTGTGTTTGTTCGCCAGCTACTTTTTGAGTTTAATCCGTTGAGGCCAACCGGGAACATCGATATCGATGGGGTCACGGGTGTCGGGATCCATGGGATGGAATTGCAGTTCGATTTCACCTGCGTCTTTATCGAAAAGGATCATGCCGTAACCAACGATACCATCGGCTTTGGCTAACACGGTAAGCTTGTTCCCGAAGCGATCGAAATGATTACCCGAACCTGGCATTCCAGGAATGGCTCCTCCTTGAGGTGCTTCAAGGGGATCCCAAACCCGGCCTTGACCGGAACCAAAGGGAGGAAGCGAATAACACCAGGGACCATCACCCCAGTCGTCTACCCCTTGTTGTAAAATGGTTCCGTAATGAAGATCTCCGGAGATCATGATCGAATTGGCTGGAGTCATGGCGCGCAGGGCATTCTTGCGGGCAGTGGGCGGCCAACCGTTGGAATCCATGTCGCCAAAGGTGCGCTGATAGTTGCCTACATTTACCAATGGAGACTGGTGTAATACTGCTGCCAAACGATCCGTTTTACTCACTTTGTTTGCCCAAGCCGCAACGAACGCTTCCTGAGCCTCCCCTAATAAATTGAGTCCGGGAGCGTCGAGGGTACTTGTGTCGAAGGTGGGGTCCATGATCACTTCGAGCGTGGTGTTTGGCTTGTTACTTTTTGGATCATCAATGGCCTTCTTCAGAATATCTGTCGGCGGGGATTTGAATTTACGGTCTTCCAGAATAGCGAAACTGACGCCTCCATATTCAAGAGAAGTAAAGTAAGCATAGATCCCGTCACCCCAGGGACCTGCGTCAGCCGGATCAGGTAGGCACCACATTTGAATGCGTTCAACCGCATTCACCCATTTCGGATGCAAATAGCCACCCATGGTTCGATCGCCTGTCATGCGCTTACCTCCATTCCCCCACAAATCGCGTGCGTAGACGTCGTGATCGTCGGTAATAATAATAGAAGGCCTATCCTTTAAAAGATCGCGAAAAGTGAGCCCGAATTTTCGCCACTTTTTCAAGTAACTGGCCATAGCTGGTAACACCTCTTCCTCCGTTTCCGCTTCCAGGGTTTCTCCACCAGAATTGGTTTGGTAAAGCTGGTCGCCTGCAAAGAAAAC
Coding sequences within it:
- a CDS encoding alkaline phosphatase D family protein encodes the protein MKQTNRLLLLALLLTRFLPMSTADDMDSHKILWVQYGLANGTLKLAAHTDADPMNPTEASATLQFKSGDKWNSVTAVRVDPLTTVAEFRIDHWNTLQSRSYRVLCGSNEFEGIIRADPIKQDVLKLMAISCVNDKKFPYSKTVEQMVSQDPDLVFFAGDQLYQTNSGGETLEAETEEEVLPAMASYLKKWRKFGLTFRDLLKDRPSIIITDDHDVYARDLWGNGGKRMTGDRTMGGYLHPKWVNAVERIQMWCLPDPADAGPWGDGIYAYFTSLEYGGVSFAILEDRKFKSPPTDILKKAIDDPKSNKPNTTLEVIMDPTFDTSTLDAPGLNLLGEAQEAFVAAWANKVSKTDRLAAVLHQSPLVNVGNYQRTFGDMDSNGWPPTARKNALRAMTPANSIMISGDLHYGTILQQGVDDWGDGPWCYSLPPFGSGQGRVWDPLEAPQGGAIPGMPGSGNHFDRFGNKLTVLAKADGIVGYGMILFDKDAGEIELQFHPMDPDTRDPIDIDVPGWPQRIKLKK